In Flavobacterium cerinum, one genomic interval encodes:
- the lptC gene encoding LPS export ABC transporter periplasmic protein LptC codes for MKLNFGKYFLALVTVLTVTVFFSCESNFKEVQRINAVPFSPIGEAEHVNLKYTDSGKIKAILVSPLLLDFSNLKYPYTEFPKGVFVTLFDEHGNKSYVESDYAITYAKTDIIDLQGHVKITSSDGKILQTEQLYYDQKNEWFFTEKYFKFTDANSYLEGKGIDFSKDFSVMNAQQNRGEISKIE; via the coding sequence ATGAAATTAAACTTTGGAAAATATTTTTTAGCATTAGTCACAGTTCTTACTGTGACTGTGTTTTTTTCATGCGAAAGCAATTTTAAAGAAGTACAGCGAATCAATGCGGTACCGTTTTCTCCGATCGGAGAAGCAGAACATGTCAATTTAAAATATACCGATTCCGGAAAAATTAAAGCAATATTGGTAAGTCCGTTATTATTGGATTTTTCCAATCTAAAATATCCGTATACCGAGTTCCCGAAAGGAGTGTTTGTAACCTTGTTCGACGAGCACGGAAATAAAAGCTATGTGGAGTCGGATTATGCGATTACTTATGCAAAAACGGATATTATTGATTTGCAGGGACATGTTAAGATTACATCCAGTGACGGTAAAATACTTCAGACGGAACAATTGTACTACGATCAGAAGAATGAGTGGTTTTTTACCGAGAAATATTTTAAATTTACAGATGCGAATAGTTACCTGGAAGGAAAAGGTATCGATTTTAGCAAAGATTTTTCAGTTATGAATGCCCAGCAAAACAGGGGCGAAATTTCTAAGATAGAATAA
- a CDS encoding hemolysin family protein, which produces MEIAIIISCLILSAFFSGMEIAYIASNKVYLSIEKKQNTFFSRILTRLTEKPSHFIASMLLGKSIVFSVYGYFSSALVVQLIREHGFLLSPFQMILSQVVIATLLILLTSSFLPKVIFQIYPNTLIKILALPAYFFYLLFSGISKIVVAIADKILIHVFKLERNKEHLYFNRGELGTYITEQVNAADNQEEIDTEIQIFQNALEFSDLKVRDIMTPRTEIASVEEQDSITELRELFVETGYSKIVVYQGTLDNIIGYVHSFELFKKPKEIKSVMIPVEYVPETLLIKEVLDLLTKKRKSMAVVIDEYGGTSGIVTVEDIIEELFGEIEDEHDLEELIEEKQNDRSFLFSARLNVEYVNQKYNLKIPESDSYVTLGGFIVHATKEIPQQGQELELGKYRILIREASNKKIELIEVRIKE; this is translated from the coding sequence ATGGAGATAGCGATAATTATAAGTTGTTTGATTCTCTCCGCGTTCTTTTCCGGAATGGAAATCGCTTATATCGCTTCGAATAAAGTTTATCTGAGTATTGAAAAAAAGCAAAACACCTTTTTTTCCAGAATACTAACCCGCCTTACCGAGAAGCCTTCTCATTTTATTGCATCGATGCTGTTGGGGAAAAGTATTGTCTTTTCTGTTTACGGGTATTTTTCCAGTGCACTTGTCGTTCAGCTTATCCGGGAGCACGGATTCCTTTTAAGTCCGTTTCAGATGATCCTGTCGCAGGTAGTTATCGCAACCCTGCTTATATTGCTTACGTCCAGTTTTCTTCCGAAAGTTATTTTTCAGATTTATCCGAATACGCTGATAAAAATATTGGCGCTGCCGGCTTATTTCTTTTATCTGTTATTTTCCGGAATTTCGAAAATTGTAGTGGCGATAGCCGATAAAATTCTGATTCATGTTTTTAAGCTTGAACGAAATAAGGAGCATCTTTATTTTAACCGTGGTGAACTGGGAACTTATATTACCGAACAGGTAAATGCAGCCGATAATCAGGAGGAAATCGATACTGAGATACAGATTTTTCAAAATGCGTTGGAATTTTCAGATCTTAAGGTGCGGGATATTATGACGCCGCGTACCGAAATCGCTTCGGTTGAAGAACAGGATAGTATTACAGAGTTAAGAGAATTGTTTGTTGAGACAGGATATTCTAAAATTGTAGTCTATCAGGGTACACTGGATAATATTATCGGATATGTGCATTCCTTCGAGTTGTTTAAAAAACCAAAAGAGATAAAGTCGGTTATGATTCCGGTCGAATACGTGCCGGAAACATTATTGATCAAAGAAGTTTTAGATCTGCTGACTAAAAAGCGGAAAAGTATGGCTGTTGTGATCGATGAATATGGCGGAACTTCCGGAATAGTGACCGTGGAAGATATTATTGAAGAGTTGTTCGGAGAGATTGAAGACGAGCATGATTTGGAAGAATTGATAGAAGAAAAGCAAAATGATCGTTCTTTTTTATTTTCGGCACGTCTCAATGTTGAATATGTTAATCAGAAATACAATCTTAAAATCCCGGAAAGCGATTCATATGTTACATTAGGCGGTTTTATTGTACATGCAACCAAGGAAATTCCGCAACAAGGTCAGGAATTGGAATTGGGAAAATACCGGATTTTGATACGCGAAGCTTCTAATAAAAAAATTGAACTAATTGAGGTTCGTATCAAAGAATAA
- a CDS encoding outer membrane protein transport protein: MIKKIILGTSLLFSSVIFAQEGTASPYSFYGIGDVKYRGTHENKAMGGLGVLPDSIHLNLQNPASLSGLIMTTFTVGATNRSTTFKTDSQKETASRTTFDYLALGFPISKKMGVSFGLMPYSSVGYKVDQNTTSQMTSGEIINTSKRFTGEGGVNNVFFALGYKITPKLSIGADFQYNFGRVETKSYVFLEDVHLGKREINTSRYSGVAFNAGLMYQTKVNNKYDWYSSLTYSPQSNLRADNTGSVASITYSGSGAELESDVVNYSETNTDFKLPAKYALGTGFGLAKKWMIGAEVTLQDKSSFVNRFDQITNVGFEKTQRYVVGGYFIPKFNSFTSYLDRVTYRAGFRYENTGLVINNQSIKDYSMNAGLGLPIGRSLSNLNIGFEYGKRGTASSNLVQENYFGIYIGLSVNDLWFRKTKYE, translated from the coding sequence ATGATTAAAAAGATAATTCTAGGCACTAGTTTGCTTTTTTCTTCCGTGATTTTTGCACAGGAAGGTACCGCTTCACCGTATTCATTCTATGGTATCGGAGATGTAAAGTACCGGGGAACCCATGAAAATAAAGCTATGGGTGGGTTAGGAGTTTTGCCGGATAGTATTCACCTGAATCTGCAAAATCCAGCATCGCTTTCGGGGTTAATAATGACTACTTTCACGGTGGGAGCAACAAACCGAAGCACTACTTTTAAAACGGATTCGCAAAAAGAAACAGCAAGCAGAACTACGTTTGATTATTTGGCGCTGGGATTTCCGATTTCTAAAAAAATGGGAGTTTCATTCGGACTTATGCCTTATTCATCTGTTGGATATAAAGTCGATCAAAATACAACATCACAAATGACATCCGGAGAAATCATCAATACCAGTAAACGTTTTACAGGTGAAGGTGGTGTAAATAACGTGTTCTTCGCATTGGGATATAAAATCACACCTAAATTAAGCATCGGAGCCGATTTTCAATATAATTTCGGAAGAGTGGAAACGAAATCCTATGTGTTTTTAGAAGATGTGCATCTTGGAAAAAGAGAAATCAATACGTCACGATATAGCGGAGTGGCTTTTAATGCCGGTTTGATGTATCAGACGAAGGTTAATAATAAATATGACTGGTATAGTAGTTTGACTTATTCTCCGCAAAGTAACTTAAGAGCAGATAATACAGGATCAGTTGCTTCAATCACTTATTCAGGGTCAGGAGCAGAGTTGGAATCGGATGTTGTGAATTACAGTGAAACAAATACCGATTTCAAATTACCGGCTAAATATGCTTTAGGAACCGGTTTCGGATTAGCAAAAAAATGGATGATTGGTGCAGAAGTGACGCTTCAGGATAAGAGTAGTTTTGTAAACCGTTTTGATCAGATTACCAATGTCGGTTTTGAAAAAACACAACGTTATGTTGTAGGGGGGTATTTTATACCTAAATTCAACTCATTTACCAGTTATTTGGATCGCGTAACCTATAGAGCAGGTTTCCGTTATGAAAATACAGGATTGGTAATTAACAATCAGTCAATTAAAGATTATAGTATGAATGCCGGTTTAGGTCTTCCGATCGGTCGTAGTCTTTCCAATCTGAATATCGGTTTCGAATATGGAAAGAGAGGTACGGCAAGTAGTAATCTGGTTCAGGAAAATTACTTCGGGATCTATATCGGATTGTCAGTAAATGATTTGTGGTTTAGGAAAACGAAATACGAATAG